The genomic segment ACAGCTGGCGTCCGATGAATGGCTGGATAGCTCATTCTTCGCACGGACGATGGAGCGGGCCGAGGCAGGCGGCGCGCATTCGATGGAGCCGGAGGACTACCAGGCCATCGAGAACTATTGGCTGAAAACCATGATGCAGCCCGACCAGAAAACGGCGGGCAACATCCTGCAAACGGTGGTCGCCCGGCTCGATCCGTTTTTGACCGGCGATCTGCGCAAGCTGTTTTGCACGGAAACCAGCCTCGTGCCGGAACTGACCTTCGAGGGCGCGGTGATCGTGCTCGATCTTTCCGCCCATGAATGGGGCCAGGAAGGCGTCTTGGCGCAGCACATCGTCAAAATCATGTGGCAGAAAGCCATGCAGCGCCGCCCCAAGACGCCGACCGCGCGGCCCTGCTTCCTGATGGCCGACGAGTGCCAATATTTCCTGGCGCAGTCCGACCAGGCGTTTCAATCGACGGCGCGCGCCTGCCGCGCGCTAACCGTCTATCTGACCCAGAACCTGCCCGGCATCTATGCCAAGATCGGCGGGCCGAAGGCCCAGGACGTCACCGACGCGCTGCTCGGCAACCTCGCCACCAAGATTTTCCACGCGCAGCCCGATCCGCGCACGGCGGAATGGGCGGCGAACATGATCGGCAAGGCGCTGACCTGGCGCGAGAACGTGGGCGAGAACCAGGGCAGCAATTACGGCACCAGTCACAACGCCGGATACAGCAGCGGCAGCCATGCGCCGGGCAGCAGCAACACCAGCAGCGGCAGCACGGCAGGCAACAGCCATGGCACCAGCCGCGGCGCATCCCAAGTGATCGACTACCGGGTGCAGCCTTCGCACTTCACGACGCTACGCAAGGGCGGCGGGCCGGATGGCGTGAGCGAAGCGGTGATCTTCCAGGCCGGGCGAGTGTTCGGCTATACCGGCTCCACCTGGACGCCGACCCTGTTTACGCAAGGCTGACCATGCATGACCTGATCGGCACCCTGGGCCGGGTGTATAGCCTGGCCTGGTGGCTGCTTTACCAGCTTGCCAACCCGCTGGTGCTGTGGGGCCTCATCGTCCTGATGGCGCTGTATGCCTGGCTCAGCCTGGGCGACCCGCTGCTAGGCTTTCCCTACATGGTGCTGCTGGCGATGGCGTCCTACGCCAGTCGCATGTTTCTGAAAGTGCTGCCGATCCCGTCCGTAGCGCGCACGGCGTTCGTGCCGACCGAGAAGCCTATGCCACCGTCGGCGCATGCCGTCATCGTCGCGCCGGAAAGCACGCCGGAGGCGTGCCCGGATGAGGCGGGCATGGTGGCGCGCTTGCCGGAACAGGTACGCAGGTTAATACGCTAGGATCATCGCATGTTTAAGCTTAGGCTCTGCTCAATAAAATTCTGGGGTAAGACAGTGAACAACAAGAACTCATTAGAGCATCAGGAGAGCCAGGTTTCTGAACGTATTTTTCCAGATTTGAAAGAGCATCTTGAGTACGTCACTGCCGCTTACAACCTTGCATTTGAGATTAACAAAGCTTTCGATGGAAAGCTCTTGTCTGACATGACTGATCCAATGAGAGCGCAAATAATGATTTTGATGCGTGTTACGGATTTTCTAAGGAGCGCACAACTTCTCTGCTTTAAAGGTTATCCTGAACAAGCGGGATCATTAGTTGCATCTATCTTTGAACAAGCTCATACCGCTCTTTTTTTTTTCTTACGTTCCTGAAAAAGCGCAGGAATGGATTGAGGCAGATACCATCGAGTACGATATGCCGTGGAAATTAGGGTGCGGTAGTTGGAAGGGCCTTATCAAAGCCAACTACTCCCATGCGGGACAAGCAGGCAAATTTGAGTCAGAATACCAAGTGTATCAGCAGCTATGTTGGATGAAACACTCACTGCCGAAGATGCAGGATATGAAAATGAAGGAAGGGCAAGCCATAGCGATCTATGGCCCTCATGATGATGAACGATCCATTAATCACGCATGGTTTTCCTTGGAGCATGCAGGGCGTTTAACAGAGCTTATAATCTCATTGTTGCTGAATAATTTGAAGGATGCCGCCATTGAGAAAAAGCTAAATCTTCTATCCGAGCAACGCCAGGCATTACGCCAGAAAGCTATTCAACGGTTTGGCCGGAAAAATCCTTTTCAGAAAGGTTGACTATGAAGTTTCATTGTTTCTTACCAGCCTAACACCAGACGTTTGTTCATCGTCTTGCTTGATGATCTCGATCTTCGTGACGATGGCTTTTTCCGCTGGCTGCTCCGGCCAGCGCGCCGGATTGAACTCCTGGACGTAATCAGCTTTCCCCGCCGCGAAATCGCGGCGGAAGCCGCGCAGGTTCCGCCCCTCGATCGTCACCAGCCGGTCAGCAAAGTAAAGCGTCACCCGGTCGCCATAGGCTTTGGAATGGGTGTAGCTCATCGTCAGCAGGTAATGCAGCGTCAGCTCCTCGCCTTCCTCATCGACGCCTGGCAGGGACGAGCGCAGGCGCAAATCCAGCCGCTCGCCCTTGTTCTCCGGCATTGATCCCCAGGCGCGGTATTCATCATCGTTCGGCGGTTCGGTCGCGCTTGGCTCCGGCTGGCCGGTCGCGCTCCGACCGGCGACCCGCTGGCGGAAACTGCTTTCACGGCTATCGGTCATAGCTCAATCCCCGATCCGGCGCAGGCGGCGACACGCCGAAGGCATGCGCCGTGCGCTTGCGTACCCGGTTGGCGAACTCGTACAGCTCCGCTTTGCCCCGCGCTTCCAGCGCGGCGATCTCCGGCGCGAGCCGGTGATAGTGATGCTTCTGCATCCACAAGCCGATGCGGTCTTTCAGATGTCCTGTGACCTCGCTCAGGCGGCGGCTGAGGCCGAGCGGCACTTGCGGCACCCGGTGGAGGCTGCGCGCCGCCTGGGCGTGCTGTGCGGCCTCCTGGGGCCGTCCCTGGGCGCGCGCCTGATCCGCCCGCACCAGGGCATCGGTGCGCTGTGCGACCAGGGTGCGGTGATCGACCCGCGCCGACGCGCCTTTGCGCGCCAGGGCATCGTTCTGGC from the Skermanella mucosa genome contains:
- a CDS encoding type IV secretory system conjugative DNA transfer family protein, which encodes MHDLDTPLLMFSDRDVWTVRDAAEGVFVTGGIGAGKSSSSGAALAKAYLRAGFGGIVCCANVDEVDRWRRYCADTGRSQSLIVMDKSLRHRFNFLEYQMAVGRSSTFEAVQVLLDILNAAEGKHDTGAGGDNQFWEQTLRQILRNAIMPVWAAYGRLTLADLMRFMNERPTLPEQLASDEWLDSSFFARTMERAEAGGAHSMEPEDYQAIENYWLKTMMQPDQKTAGNILQTVVARLDPFLTGDLRKLFCTETSLVPELTFEGAVIVLDLSAHEWGQEGVLAQHIVKIMWQKAMQRRPKTPTARPCFLMADECQYFLAQSDQAFQSTARACRALTVYLTQNLPGIYAKIGGPKAQDVTDALLGNLATKIFHAQPDPRTAEWAANMIGKALTWRENVGENQGSNYGTSHNAGYSSGSHAPGSSNTSSGSTAGNSHGTSRGASQVIDYRVQPSHFTTLRKGGGPDGVSEAVIFQAGRVFGYTGSTWTPTLFTQG